The Roseomonas haemaphysalidis genome segment CGAGGAAGCCCGGGGCACGCCCCGCTTCGTGTCCGCCCCCGGCCATGCCTTCGCGGATGACCGGCACAAGGGCGTGACGCTGATCAACCTCGCCTCCATCGCAGCGCTGGAACAGGCGGCGGGCGTGCGCCTGGACCCGCTGCGCTTCCGCGCCAACGTGTATTTCAGCGGCCTGCCAGCCTGGGCCGAGTTCGACTGGGTGGGGCAGCAGGTGCTGCTGGGCGGCGCCACGCTGCGGATCGAGAAGCGAACGGTGCGCTGCCCCGCCACCCAGGTGAACCCCGCCAATGGCCAGCGGGACATCAACGTGCCCAAGCTGCTGCGCGAATATTTCGGCCATGCCGACCTGGGTGTCCACGCCGTGGTGGAGGAAGACGGCCGCGTGGCGCTGGGCGACGCGCTGGAACCCCTGCCGGCCTGAAACGCGAAAAGGCCGGACCGTCGCCGGTCCGGCCTTTTCGATCATGCCACCACCGCTTACTGGGCGGCGGCCTGGGGCTGCTCGTCGTCGGCGTCGGTCTGCACGTCGGGCTGCGGCAGCGGGCCATTGGCCTGCGGTGCCTGAGGCTGCTGGTCGCCGTCCTGGCCGTCCATCTGGTCGCCGTCCGTCGCCTGGTCGTAATTGCCCTGCGGGCGGCGCTGCTGCGGCGCCGGCTGGTTCTGCTGCGCGGCCTGGGCCATCGCGTTCAGGATGCGGAAGTAGTGCTCGGCATGCTGGAAATAGCTTTCCGCCATCACCCGGTCGCCGGAGCCAGTCGCGTCGCGCCCCAGTTGCAGATACTTCTCGAACAGCTGCTGGGCCGTGCCACGCAGCCGCATGTCCGGCCCGCTCGAATCAAAGACGTGGTTGCGGTTCATCGGCTGGTGGCCGCCGCCACCACCCCCGCCCCCGGCCTGGCGGAACTGGCCGCCGCCGCCCCCGCCGCCACCTTGACGATGGCCGCCACGGCCGCGCATGCGCTTCATGTTCATGGGTATTGCGTTCGCCGTCTCATGCTCGCGTTGGCCGACAAGGGGGCATCATGCCCCGGCTGGCCGGCATCGTCGCGGATGGTTGGTTAAGTCGCTGCGGTGCCGGGCGCC includes the following:
- a CDS encoding DUF4167 domain-containing protein yields the protein MNMKRMRGRGGHRQGGGGGGGGQFRQAGGGGGGGGHQPMNRNHVFDSSGPDMRLRGTAQQLFEKYLQLGRDATGSGDRVMAESYFQHAEHYFRILNAMAQAAQQNQPAPQQRRPQGNYDQATDGDQMDGQDGDQQPQAPQANGPLPQPDVQTDADDEQPQAAAQ
- a CDS encoding MOSC domain-containing protein, with protein sequence MRVETLYRYPVKGLTAEALEEVSLRAGECILHDRRFALAQGDAPFDAAAPAFLPKRHFGCLMVNERLALVSAVFDGHSGQLLLRVPGAAPMAADTNTEAGRQAIATALTTYLGEEARGTPRFVSAPGHAFADDRHKGVTLINLASIAALEQAAGVRLDPLRFRANVYFSGLPAWAEFDWVGQQVLLGGATLRIEKRTVRCPATQVNPANGQRDINVPKLLREYFGHADLGVHAVVEEDGRVALGDALEPLPA